Proteins from a genomic interval of Chionomys nivalis chromosome 7, mChiNiv1.1, whole genome shotgun sequence:
- the Npw gene encoding neuropeptide W, which produces MAGLRPPPGRRGTARPGSRQTRPFRRRHCPSRQPPRLAEFHCSWPTHQGAIDVSALAPNGEVRCPGPGAPVNRSLLPLLLLLLLLPLPAGAWYKHVASPRYHTVGRASGLLMGLRRSPYLWRRALGGAVGPLSPDSLVPGRVAGSAPLLLPSPVQEARRRSWRAGPPVYAPRIPRDLERARQLEQSLSRGSWISEESARALGERLRAQPWFLQHILIADRVRLQDRSKNLWRPHA; this is translated from the exons ATGGCCGGGCTCCGGCCCCCTCCCGGCCGGCGCGGCACGGCGCGGCCTGGCTCCCGACAGACCCGCCCCTTCCGTCGACGTCACTGCCCCTCCAGGCAACCACCCCGCCTGGCGGAA TTCCACTGCAGCTGGCCTACCCACCAAGGGGCCATAGACGTGAGCGCGCTGGCGCCGAACGGAGAAGTGCGGTGCCCCGGGCCGGGGGCTCCTGTGAACCGGTCCCTGCTGCCGCTGCTAttgcttctgctcctgctgccGCTGCCCGCCGGGGCCTGGTACAAGCACGTGGCGAGTCCTCGCTATCACACAGTGGGTCGCGCCTCGGGTCTGCTCATGGGGTTGCGCCGCTCGCCCTACCTGTGGCGCCGTGCCCTGGGTGGGGCCGTTGGACCGCTCTCCCCGGACTCTCTGGTCCCGGGGCGGGTCGCCGGCAGCGCTCCCCTCCTGCTTCCTTCACCGGTGCAGGAGGCACGACGCAGGAGCTGGCGGGCTGGCCCTCCCGTCTATGCGCCCCGGATTCCGCGGGACCTAGAGCGAGCCCGCCAACTGGAGCAGTCGCTGAGCCGCGGTTCCTGGATCTCAGAGGAGTCTGCTAG agcCCTCGGAGAGAGGCTTCGCGCCCAGCCATGGTTCCTGCAGCACATCCTTATTGCCGACCGCGTCAGGCTCCAGGACCGGTCCAAGAATTTATGGCGCCCCCATGCCTGA